Proteins encoded by one window of Aphis gossypii isolate Hap1 chromosome X, ASM2018417v2, whole genome shotgun sequence:
- the LOC114119669 gene encoding nipped-B-like protein A isoform X2 has product MYRPTHDNSNLQYDLKVGYNDGHQRTIAMNGEIPSVPITTLAGISSLTDLLPEMPLPSPMPQTLGNKSLLFHPRVAEEADILLSLRDDALVPQLIQSLINTSSDHIQLKDKYMYTEHYNNQQNIPELLKAILHQNANVFRGPPAVFQQQQEKEKNIETKTEHELNEINSFETALIEQHNLSHNELLQQSEILNELPHQQQPVIVRTPPAKLSRLLLDDSENDKLNVQNLEHQFSQITNNYDVFLNQPTISLTRIDLSQHAVNKKNMISMEELTEDNDFGLALAERPSITNQDKRSFPTQVENESSDPNDFGVSLTERIKRRKRAAQQSEASDKNNSFDENECIIKPKLRKVERKFVPVVEKLSVEELMETNTYQKFNKCIEKVFESTEEMDSLLDFGENDIPPEALIPKYVLQELCSESAKLKTLGAMESIPSNKIIRLLSILEKNIRDGAKVSPIADPEDDECERKLWMELAMERVMRAVDASLTTLYILTSPRMQKKVYMEDVIDRVVMFTKYQLHNTIYPAFDPVYRIHKSNDSYTGSARKKRAHPKEVRDKNVLSLYTKLAEVVSLLAELLQIQTLTDTAVLHTSSMAVSPFFVEEISELQLSALKLVTTIFTKYDKHRKLLLDDILASMARLPSSKRSLKSFRISSEEYIQMLSALVLQLIQCMVVLPSNLADKQSNLDPDTLIISKFKTARSTASSFLHVFLSKCSSKSEEIDYRPIFENFIQDLLTTVNKPEWPASELMLSVLGRLLVANFVNKNLDMSLRVASLDYLGVVAARLRKDSVTSQLRLKTIDSIIMDIRTEELKDEDGNLMEEVKEVQDDEERIQFLQRVLLDYLAIRSLSEPALRHARHFYLAQWYQDNTDAGKSLDSLSKRKKEKHSRKKFGSDDEDDGESSDSSKENESRIDANKAIENSRLCDQRKEYLLTKINPYDNQSTQVMQTYIDYDSAELVARYLASKRPFSQSFDTYLKHIIKVLMETSVNIRTKAMKCLTMIVEVDPGVLGLKEMQLGVSHSFLDHSTSVREAAVDLVGKFVLSRPELIDKYYDMLSTRILDTGVSVRKRVIKIMKDICIECPDYSKIPEICVKMIRRVNDEDGIKKLVMEVFQNMWFTPVREKPTLDTKMLLRKVLNITDVVAASKDLGLEWFEQLLLSLFKPKEDKDDTAKVSTEPPKALLTACKQIVDCLVENVVTLDGGGGGTSQQLVACLTTLYLFAKIRPQLLAAHSLTLQPYLSLKCQTQGDYQIISCVARTLELVVPLIEHPSEIFLSQLEEDAVKLIMKHDQTVILSCISCLGSVVNNVTRNFKLIRDCFGIYYKYLSNFQKLHQDRQTDPEGLVPLRPIFRRSIYIIGLMLRFFDFTDKEVYGDAYPDNIRDLVYDIMSYFMHTNEDDTKLFALKAIGSICIRHYDFMLCQDLMNTYLDILSNNSVANIMKSQILNNIEIYLEEEEKRMIKQDLEWSKMSKKENLKEMGDVSSGMASTVIQLYLKGILNSFLHTSVQVRQAVLKVIQLILAQGLVHPVQIVPYLICMSTDTEKSVSSRADKHLQEIEKKYPGFIHMGAQNGIKLSFQLQSIVQTAGEMVRGYRLKENDTIPSALNGCLYSILRTKQQRRALVLSILKQFEDQGKTNLAQMLYLADNLAYFPFQSQDEPLFIIHHINTMISVNGTNLLQTFREGLLPNPNAPVQSNKVDGVEDEEDEDEGTLVDRVPDDITTLHEVLIKSQGCLLLLVLKLYLKTVYGITDLKITQYSPSESSKMYDKNLSRKSNSKFNPKATIQKLKYGLEINTEDLQKAKSELIAYYLELKHLIINLDPDDEGNEDAGTPKASKSVPSTPTNHVGSTPTQIPNTPNYNDVSNVSYESPEYQKQNNVQSTPKVPKLTIIPPKPPSSKHSHHHHRSHKSKKADRPKKHHHKRKKAKGGGSSEDSDNVYSDPDFLI; this is encoded by the exons ATGTACAGACCGACGCACGACAACAGCAACCT gCAATATGACTTGAAAGTAGGGTACAACGATGGTCATCAAAGGACCATAGCAATGAACGGGGAAATTCCTAGTGTACCTATAACAACTCTGGCTGGCATTTCAAGTTTAACAGATT TGTTACCTGAAATGCCACTGCCTTCACCTATGCCTCAAACATTAGGTAATAAATCTTTACTATTTCATCCCCGTGTAGCTGAAGAAGCAGATATTTTACTTAGCCTTCGAGATGATGCTTTAGTACCACAGCTAATTCAGTCTTTAATTAATACCTCATCAGATCatat acaatTAAAAGacaaatatatgtacacagaacattataacaatcaacaaaatatacctGAACTTCTTAAAGCAATATTACATCAAAACGCTAACGTATTTAGAGGACCACCGGCAGTATTTCAACAACAgcaag agaaagaaaaaaatattgaaaccaAAACTGAACATGAACTCAATGAAATAAACAGTTTTGAAACAGCATTGATTGAACAACATAATTTATcacataatgaattattacagCAATCTGAGATTTTGAACGAGCTTCCTCATCAACAGCAACCTGTTATAGTTAGAACACCTCCTGCAAAATTATCCAGATTGTTATTAGACGATAgtg AAAATGATAAGTTAAATGTGCAAAACTTGGAACATCAGTTTTctcaaataacaaataattacgaTGTTTTCTTAAATCAACCAACAATATCATTAACTCGAATTGATCTTAGTCAacatg ctgtGAACAAAAAGAATATGATAAGTATGGAAGAGCTGACTGAAGATAATGATTTTGGATTAGCACTTGCAGAGAGACCATCAATTACAAATCAAg ataaaagaaGTTTTCCAACCCAAGTTGAAAATGAAAGTTCTGATCCAAATGATTTTGGTGTATCATTGACTGAGAGAATTAAAAGAAGAAAGAGAGCTGCTCAACAATCAGAAGcttctgataaaaataatagttttgacGAAA atgaatgtattataaaacctaAACTAAGGAAAGTTGAAAGAAAATTTGTACCAGTTGTTGAAAAGTTATCCGTTGAAGAACTAATGGAAACTAATACATATCAGAAGTTCAacaaatgtatagaaaaagtatttgaaagtACTGAAGAAATGGATTCATTACTAGATTTtg ggGAAAATGATATCCCACCAGAAGCTTTAATACCAAAATATGTTCTACAAGAATTATGTAGTGAATCGGCTAAACTTAAGACATTAGGCGCTATGGAATCAATTCcgtcaaacaaaataattcgcCTACTAAGCATACTAGAAAAGAATATTAGAGATGGTGCAAAGGTATCTCCAATAGCTGATCCA gaggATGATGAATGTGAACGAAAATTGTGGATGGAGTTAGCGATGGAAAGAGTTATGCGAGCTGTAGACGCATCTCTCACTACCCTTTATATATTAACTTCACCAAGAATGCAAAAAAAGGTTTACATGGAAGATGTTATTGACAGAGTAGTCATGTTTACCAAGTATCaactacataatacaatttacccTGCGTTTGATCCTGTCtacag gATACATAAAAGTAATGATTCTTATACAGGAAGCGCACGTAAAAAACGTGCTCATCCAAAAGAAGTTCGGGATAAAAATGTTCTATCCCTATACACCAAGTTGGCAGAAGTAGTTTCACTTTTGGCTGAACTTTTACAAATTCAAACTCTTACTGATACAGCTGTTCTTCATACTTCATCAATGGCAGTTTCGCCTTTTTTTGTTGAAGAAATTAGTGAACTACAACTATCTGCATTAAAACTCGTTACAacg atatttacaaaatatgacaAACACCGGAAATTACTATTAGATGATATACTTGCATCTATGGCACGGTTGCCAAGTTCAAAGCGaagtttaaaatcatttcGAATTAGTTCTGAAGAGTATATTCAAATGTTATCAGCTCTAGtcttacaattaatacaatgcATGGTTGTACTTCCATCTAATTTAGCAGATAAACAgtcaaat CTTGATCctgatacattaattattagtaaattcaAGACTGCTCGTTCAACTGCTTCAAGTTTTTTGCATgtgtttttatcaaaatgtagtAGTAAAAGTGAAGAAATTGATTACCGtccaatatttgaaaatttcattcaaGATCTATTGACTACCGTTAATAAACCAGAATGGCCGGCATCTGAACTTATGCTTAGTGTACTTGGGAGACTGTTAGTCGCCAATTttgttaacaaaaatttagATATGTCTCTCAGAGTAGCCTCCTTAGACTATCTTGGTGTTGTAGCAGCTAGACTCAGAAAAGATTCTGTTACGTCTCAGTTAagattaaaaactattgattCCATAATTATGGATATACGGACAGAAGAGCTGAAGGATGAAGATGGTAATTTAATG GAAGAAGTTAAAGAAGTTCAAGACGATGAGGAAAGAATACAGTTTTTGCAAAGAGTCCTTTTAGATTATTTGGCTATTAGAAGTCTTTCAGAACCAGCTTTAAGACATGCGCGGCATTTCTATTTAGCTCAATGGTACCAAGATAATACTGATGCTGGAAAATCATTGGATTCTTTAtcaaaaagaaagaaagaaaaacattcacgaaaaaaatttg GTTCAGATGATGAAGATGATGGTGAGAGCAGTGATTCTAGCAAAGAAAATGAATCTCGAATAGATGCTAATAAAGCTATTGAAAATTCAAGGCTTTGTGATCAGAGAAAGGAATATTTGCTAACTAAAATCAACCCTTACGATAATCAATCTACACAAGTTATGCAAACATACATTGACTACGATAGTGCTGAATTAGTTGCAAGATATTTAGCTTCCAAAAGACCATTTTCTCAAAGTTTTGATACTTATCTAAAGCAT attatcaAAGTTTTGATGGAAACCTCAGTAAATATAAGGACAAAAGCTATGAAATGTTTAACAATGATTGTTGAAGTGGATCCGGGTGTTCTAGGCTTAAAAGAAATGCAGTTGGGTGTAAGCCATTCTTTCTTAGATCACTCAACTTCAGTTAGAGAAGCTGCTGTTGATTTAGTTGGAAAGTTTGTTTTAAGTCGTCCAGAATTGATAGATAAATACTATGACATGTTATCCACTCGGATATTGGACACAGGTGTCAGTGTACGAAAACGagtgataaaaattatgaaagatATATGTATTGAATGTCCAGACTACTCAAAAATTCCAgaaatatgtgtaaaaatgATACGACGAGTAAATGACGAAGAtggcattaaaaaattagttatggAAGTGTTTCAAAATATGTGGTTTACTCCAGTACGAGAAAAGCCTACTCTTGATACAAAGATGTTATTGAGGAAAGTATTAAACATAACTGATGTTGTGGCAGCATCAAAAGATTTGGGCCTAGAATGGTTtgagcaattattattaagtttgtttAAACCTAAAGAGGACAAAGATGACACAGCAAAAGTATCAACTGAACCTCCAAAAGCTTTACTCACAGCTTGTAAGCAAATTGTAGATTGTTTAGTGGAAAATGTTGTAACACTTGATGGTGGCGGTGGAGGTACATCACAACAGCTTGTTGCCTGTCTTACTACATTGTATCTATTTGCCAAAATACGGCCACAACTATTAGCTGCACATTCTCTCACTCTTCAACCATATTTGAGTTTAAAATGCCAG ACACAAGGcgattatcaaattattagttGTGTTGCAAGGACACTTGAACTTGTTGTTCCGTTAATAGAACATCcaagcgaaatatttttatcccaACTTGAAGAGGATGCAGTTAAACTTATTATGAAGCATGATCAAACTGTGATTTTAAGTTGTATTTCATGTCTTGGATCTGTAGTAAATAATGTTACAAGAAATTTTAAACTCATTCGGGATTGTTTTGGAATATACTATA aatatttaagtaattttcaaaaattacatcAAGATAGACAGACAGATCCTGAAGGTTTAGTACCACTACGGCCAATATTTCGTCGTTCAATCTATATTATTGGGCTCATGTTAAGATTCTTTGATTTTACTGACAAAGAAGTGTATGGTGATGCATACcca gatAATATTAGAGATTTAGTGTATGACataatgtcatattttatgcatacaaATGAAGATGACACTAAATTATTTGCTTTAAAAGCAATTGGATCAATATGTATTAGACATTATGATTTCATGTTATGCCAAGATCTTATGAACACATACcttgatattttatcaaataacagTGTCgcaaatataatgaaatctcAA attttgaataacattgaaatatatttggaagaagaagaaaaacgtATGATCAAACAGGATTTAGAAt ggtcaaaaatgtctaaaaaagaGAATTTAAAGGAAATGGGTGATGTTTCTTCTGGAATGGCTAGTACAGTTATTCAGTTATACCTCAAaggaatattaaattcatttttacatacGAGCGTTCAAGTTCGGCAAGCTGTACTCaaagttatacaattaattctaGCACAAGGACTTGTACATCCTGTTCag aTTGTGCCTTATCTTATATGTATGAGTACCGACACAGAGAAATCAGTTAGCAGTCGTGCTGATAAGCATTTACAAGAGATAGAAAAAAAGTACCCTGGATTTATCCACATGGGTGCtcaaaatggtataaaattgTCATTTCAGTTACAAAGTATTGTACAAACCGCTGGTGAAATGGTTCGAGGATATcgtttaaaagaaaatgacACTATTCCAAGTGCTTTAAATGGATGtctttattctatattaagaACTAAACAGCAACGTAGAGCTCTAGTTttgtcaattttaaaacaatttgaggATCAAGGC aaaactAATTTAGCTCAAATGCTATACTTAGCCGATAACTTAGCATATTTCCCATTTCAATCACAAGATGAgcctttatttattatacatcacaTTAATACAATGATATCAGTCAATGGAACTAATTTGCTTCAAACCTTTAGAGAG ggtcTTCTTCCTAATCCTAATGCACCAGTACAATCTAATAAAGTAGATGGTGTTGAAGATGAAGAAGATGAAGATGAAGGGACACTCGTAGATAGAGTACCCGATGATATAACAACTCTTCACGAAGTTCTAATTAAATCTCAAGGTTGCCTTCTACTTTTAGTTCTCAAACTTTATCTGAAAACTGTTTATGGGATAACAGATTT AAAAATTACTCAATATTCACCATCAGAATCtagtaaaatgtatgataagaATTTAAGTAGAAagtcaaattcaaaattcaatccTAAAGCTACAATACAAAAGCTTAAATATGGATTAGAAATAAACACGGAAGATTTACAAAAGGCTAAATCAGAATTGATTGCTTATTATTTAGAA ttaaaacatttaattatcaatCTTGATCCTGACGATGAAGGAAATGAAGATGCTGGAACTCCTAAAGCCTCAAAGAGTGTCCCATCCACACCAACTAATCATGTAGGTAGCACTCCTACTCAAATTCCAAATACGCCCAACTACAATGATGTTTCTAATGTATCTTATGAATCGCCAGAATATCAGAAACAA AACAATGTGCAATCAACACCAAAGGTTCCTAAATTGACGATCATACCTCCAAAACCTCCATCATCTAAGCATTCTCACCACCATCATCGTTcacataaatcaaaaaaagctGATCGTCCTAAAAAACACCATCATAAGCGAAAGAAAGCTAAAGGCGGAGGTAGTTCTGAAGATAGTGACAACGTCTATAGTGATCCAGatttcttaatataa